In a genomic window of Chrysemys picta bellii isolate R12L10 chromosome 1, ASM1138683v2, whole genome shotgun sequence:
- the LOC101931094 gene encoding ovostatin-like isoform X2 — protein MLLKFFLSALVSHLTAAYAPELQYILMVPSVLQSSSPDQACLQLYNLNESVSVSVVLEYSGSNTTIFEQPVRGNDFFQCIRFMAPRATFSPLAFITFSAKGATVRLTERRSVAIQNVDSVVFVQTDKPIYKPGQTVLFRVVALDTHFRPVQETYPLITIQDPQGNRIFQWLNVTSKVAIVQLTFQLIKEPMLGNYQINVEKKSGSSTRHSFSVEEYVLPKFEVMVHAPKSVSVLNPDLTVKVCGVYTYGQPVEGRVQLSVCRDFSLYGNCKRDPLCQSVTKEMGKDGCISHVFSSKIFELNRSGYQMNLDVKAIMTEKGTGVQLTGSAYISITQVLGSVRFENMDQSYKRGIPYFGQVKLVNEDDSPIANEVVQLLLNDKNVGNYTTDGNGTVQFSIDTSEMFNPQFTLRVIYKTNDNCNVVGWLIPYYPEAYYSVQRFYSRTNSFVKIKLEPEVLSCGQQRSITVHYVLNKYGYGKITSVKFYYVVMAKGKIVLSGKQHVSTSGASLKGTFSIPLAVSEKLAPAARMLVYTVHPARELVADSARFQIEKCFKNKVQLQFSKKQGLPASNVSLHLEASANSHCALRAVDESVLLLRPERELSAETVYNLLPLQELYGYYFSGLNLEDDSKEPCVPADNIFHNGLYYMPVSSDFGPDVYQYFKEMGMKVFTNAQLRQPVVCGSVRPSPDFLGRPGFGGSLSTTMATAKLSDDSRGRVMTETVRKFFPETWIWDLFSVGSTGKANIVFTIPDTITEWKASVFCLEKESGFGISAPTSLTAFQPFFVDLTLPYSIIRGEDFLLRANVFNYLDRCIKVGILLANSQDYQAQLLSPNGDDGCVCANERKTYVWNIISKKLGDVLFSVTAETKKNGGKCGNRTSGRPEIGWKDTLIRTLLVEPEGIEKEVTQSSLICTKDAAATEPVSLKLPENLVEGSARASCSVTGDILGTAMQNLQQLLQMPFGCGEQNMVLFAPNIYVLDYLNKTGQLSEETKSKAISYLVSGYQKQLSYKHPDGSYSIFGTRDKEGNTWLTAFVYKSFAQAKRYIFIDDHVQSQTLIWLSSKQKSSGCFQSVGKLFNNALKGGVDDELSLTAYITTALLEAGHPSSHPVVRNGLFCLEAASGEEISKVYIQALLAYIFCLVGNEGKCDFFLKELDKSAKKVGGSVHWERAVKPPAETFPSFYSRAPSAEVEMTSYVLLAVLHKPKRAQKDLTFASQIVQWIIRQQNPNGGFSSTQDTVIALQALADYGAATYSENSQNTVKISSSKPFEKVFEVNSQNRLLLQQSSLPDVPGNYTLEVNGNGCVFVQTTLRYNILLPNETSGFSLSVQTANASCADSFRAKFDIILSTSYAGKRNISNMAIIDVKMLSGFVPVSSSLQKLREDQKVMQVETKQNHVLFYLESVSRKTISFSFSVEQDLPVSNIKPASVLIYDYYETDEHAVAEYKSLCNEAAPENIE, from the exons gctcctcGTGCCACCTTTTCCCCCTTGGCTTTCATCACTTTCTCTGCCAAAGGGGCCACAGTCAGGCTGACAGAGAGGAGGTCGGTGGCAATTCAGAATGTGGACAGCGTTGTCTTTGTCCAGACAGACAAACCCATCTACAAGCCGGGACAGACAG TGCTGTTTCGAGTTGTCGCTCTCGATACCCATTTTAGGCCTGTTCAGGAGACG TATCCCTTGATCACCATTCAG GATCCTCAGGGCAATCGGATCTTCCAGTGGCTGAATGTGACATCTAAGGTGGCCATCGTCCAGCTCACGTTCCAGTTAATCAAAGAGCCAATGCTGGGCAACTACCAAATCAATGTGGAAAAGAAATCGGGATCTAGCACTCGTCACTCATTCTCTGTGGAGGAATATG TGCTACCAAAGTTTGAAGTTATGGTCCACGCACCAAAAAGTGTCTCAGTCCTGAATCCCGATTTGACAGTGAAAGTTTGTGGTGT GTACACCTATGGCCAGCCTGTCGAGGGGAGAGTCCAGCTCAGTGTGTGCAGGGATTTCAGTTTGTATGGAAACTGCAAGAGAGACCCACTTTGTCAGTCTGTTACCAAAGAA ATGGGGAAGGATGGCTGCATCTCCCATGTCTTCAGCTCCAAGATCTTTGAGCTTAATCGCTCTGGGTACCAGATGAACCTTGATGTGAAAGCAATCATGACAGAGAAAGGAACAG GTGTGCAGCTCACCGGCTCTGCCTACATTTCCATAACCCAAGTGCTGGGCAGTGTGCGGTTTGAGAACATGGATCAATCCTACAAAAGGGGAATTCCTTACTTTGGACAG GTCAAACTGGTAAATGAGGATGACTCACCCATCGCAAATGAGGTTGTCCAGCTGCTCCTCAATGACAAGAATGTGGGCAACTACACCACAGATGGGAATGGCACCGTTCAGTTTTCAATTGACACTTCTGAAATGTTCAATCCTCAATTTACCCTGAGA GTGATCTATAAAACCAACGACAACTGCAATGTAGTTGGTTGGTTGATACCTTACTATCCTGAGGCCTATTACTCTGTCCAGCGCTTCTACTCCCGGACTAACAGCTTTGTGAAGATCAAGTTGGAGCCGGAGGTGTTGAGCTGTGGCCAGCAGAGGTCAATCACAGTGCACTATGTCCTGAACAAATACGGGTACGGGAAGATCACCAGTGTGAAATTCTACTATGTG GTGATGGCGAAGGGCAAGATTGTCCTCAGTGGCAAACAGCATGTCAGCACCAGTGGTG CATCTCTAAAAGGCACTTTCTCCATCCCACTCGCTGTCAGTGAGAAGCTGGCTCCTGCTGCCCGGATGCTGGTCTACACCGTGCACCCTGCCAGGGAGCTAGTAGCCGACAGTGCCAGATTCCAGATTGAGAAGTGCTTCAAGAACAAG GTCCAGCTGCAGTTCTCCAAGAAGCAGGGGCTCCCAGCCTCTAATGTCAGCCTCCACCTTGAAGCTTCAGCCAACTCCCACTGTGCTCTGCGGGCTGTGGATGAGAGCGTGCTGCTCTTGAGACCTGAGCGAGAGCTATCTGCTGAGACT GTGTACAACCTACTTCCCTTGCAAGAGTTATATGGTTATTACTTCAGCGGGCTGAACCTGGAAGATGACAGCAAAGAGCCATGTGTTCCGGCTGACAACATCTTTCACAATGGCTTGTATTACATGCCTGTGTCCTCTGACTTCGGCCCAGATGTCTATCAATATTTCAAG GAGATGGGCATGAAGGTTTTTACCAACGCTCAGCTGCGGCAGCCCGTGGTGTGTGGAAGTGTCAGACCAAGCCCTGATTTCCTTGGCCGTCCTGGCTTTGGTGGGAGTTTGTCCACAACTATGGCTACTGCGAAATTGTCAG ATGATTCTCGAGGCAGAGTCATGACTGAGACTGTTCGGAAATTCTTCCCCGAGACATGGATTTGGGATCTCTTTTCAGTAGG TTCCACTGGCAAGGCCAACATTGTATTCACCATCCCTGACACCATCACCGAATGGAAAGCCAGCGTTTTCTGTTTGGAGAAGGAGTCTGGATTTGGTATCTCTGCACCCACCTCCCTGACAGCCTTCCAGCCTTTCTTTGTTGACCTGACCTTGCCCTATTCCATCATCCGGGGGGAAGACTTCCTCCTTAGAGCCAACGTCTTCAACTACCTGGACAGGTGCATCAAG GTTGGTATTTTGCTAGCCAATTCCCAGGATTACCAGGCTCAGCTCCTTTCCCCAAATGGAGATGATGGATGCGTGTGTGCCAATGAGAGGAAAACCTATGTCTGGAATATTATCTCAAAAAAACTCG GTGATGTCTTGTTCAGTGTTACTGCTGAGACCAAGAAGAATGGTGGGAAGTGTGGGAACAGAACATCTGGGAGGCCGGAGATAGGGTGGAAGGACACCCTGATTAGAACCCTGTTGGTTGAG CCTGAAGGAATTGAAAAGGAGGTGACCCAGAGCTCCCTCATCTGCACAAAGG ATGCTGCAGCCACGGAACCAGTGTCTCTGAAGCTGCCTGAAAACCTGGTGGAAGGATCAGCCAGAGCCTCTTGTTCTGTCACTG GCGATATCCTGGGCACAGCCATGCAGaacctgcagcagctcctccagatgCCCTTTGGCTGCGGGGAGCAGAACATGGTCCTGTTTGCCCCCAACATCTACGTCCTGGACTATTTGAATAAGACGGGGCAGCTGAGTGAGGAGACCAAATCCAAGGCCATCAGCTACTTAGTCAGTG GGTACCAGAAACAGCTGTCATACAAACACCCGGATGGATCCTACAGTATCTTTGGGACCAGAGATAAGGAAGGAAACACATG GCTCACCGCCTTCGTATACAAGTCATTCGCACAAGCCAAGCGCTATATCTTTATTGATGACCATGTCCAGTCCCAAACTCTGATCTGGCTCTCAAGCAAACAGAAGTCAAGTGGTTGCTTCCAAAGTGTTGGGAAACTCTTCAACAATGCCTTGAAG GGAGGAGTCGATGATGAGCTTTCACTGACAGCCTACATCACCACAGCTTTGCTTGAGGCTGGACACCCCAGCTCG CACCCCGTGGTCCGAAATGGCCTGTTTTGCTTGGAGGCTGCATCTGGAGAGGAAATCAGCAAAGTTTACATCCAGGCACTCCTGGCCTATATCTTCTGCCTGGTCGGCAATGAGGGGAAATGTGACTTCTTCTTGAAGGAGCTGGACAAATCAGCTAAGAAAGTCG GTGGCTCAGTGCACTGGGAACGGGCGGTAAAGCCCCCTGCAGAAACGTTCCCCTCTTTCTATTCCCGTGCCCCCTCTGCTGAGGTTGAGATGACCAGCTATGTGCTTCTGGCAGTGCTCCACAAACCCAAACGGGCTCAAAAGGACCTAACATTCGCCTCACAGATTGTGCAGTGGATCATCAGACAGCAGAATCCCAATGGGGGTTTCTCTTCCACCCAG GACACAGTTATTGCTCTTCAAGCGCTGGCTGATTATGGTGCAGCAACCTACTCTGAGAACAGCCAAAACACAGTTAAAATCAGCTCCAGCAAGCCTTTTGAGAAGGTCTTTGAGGTGAATAGTCAGAACCGACTACTGTTGCAGCAGAGTTCCCTGCCTGATGTCCCAGGGAATTATACCCTGGAAGTGAATGGCAACGGATGTGTCTTTGTGCAG ACAACCCTGAGATACAACATCCTTCTTCCCAATgagacttctgggttctctctctcAGTGCAGACGGCAAATGCTTCCTGCGCAGACAGTTTCCGGGCAAAGTTTGACATCATCCTCTCAACCAG TTATGCCGGGAAACGCAATATCTCCAACATGGCCATTATCGACGTCAAGATGCTTTCTGGCTTCGTACCTGTCAGTTCATCACTGCAAAAG CTTCGTGAGGATCAGAAAGTGATGCAGGTAGAAACCAAGCAAAACCACGTCCTCTTCTATCTGGAGAGT
- the LOC101931094 gene encoding ovostatin-like isoform X1 produces the protein MLLKFFLSALVSHLTAAYAPELQYILMVPSVLQSSSPDQACLQLYNLNESVSVSVVLEYSGSNTTIFEQPVRGNDFFQCIRFMAPRATFSPLAFITFSAKGATVRLTERRSVAIQNVDSVVFVQTDKPIYKPGQTVLFRVVALDTHFRPVQETYPLITIQDPQGNRIFQWLNVTSKVAIVQLTFQLIKEPMLGNYQINVEKKSGSSTRHSFSVEEYVLPKFEVMVHAPKSVSVLNPDLTVKVCGVYTYGQPVEGRVQLSVCRDFSLYGNCKRDPLCQSVTKEMGKDGCISHVFSSKIFELNRSGYQMNLDVKAIMTEKGTGVQLTGSAYISITQVLGSVRFENMDQSYKRGIPYFGQVKLVNEDDSPIANEVVQLLLNDKNVGNYTTDGNGTVQFSIDTSEMFNPQFTLRVIYKTNDNCNVVGWLIPYYPEAYYSVQRFYSRTNSFVKIKLEPEVLSCGQQRSITVHYVLNKYGYGKITSVKFYYVVMAKGKIVLSGKQHVSTSGASLKGTFSIPLAVSEKLAPAARMLVYTVHPARELVADSARFQIEKCFKNKVQLQFSKKQGLPASNVSLHLEASANSHCALRAVDESVLLLRPERELSAETVYNLLPLQELYGYYFSGLNLEDDSKEPCVPADNIFHNGLYYMPVSSDFGPDVYQYFKEMGMKVFTNAQLRQPVVCGSVRPSPDFLGRPGFGGSLSTTMATAKLSETVSADDSRGRVMTETVRKFFPETWIWDLFSVGSTGKANIVFTIPDTITEWKASVFCLEKESGFGISAPTSLTAFQPFFVDLTLPYSIIRGEDFLLRANVFNYLDRCIKVGILLANSQDYQAQLLSPNGDDGCVCANERKTYVWNIISKKLGDVLFSVTAETKKNGGKCGNRTSGRPEIGWKDTLIRTLLVEPEGIEKEVTQSSLICTKDAAATEPVSLKLPENLVEGSARASCSVTGDILGTAMQNLQQLLQMPFGCGEQNMVLFAPNIYVLDYLNKTGQLSEETKSKAISYLVSGYQKQLSYKHPDGSYSIFGTRDKEGNTWLTAFVYKSFAQAKRYIFIDDHVQSQTLIWLSSKQKSSGCFQSVGKLFNNALKGGVDDELSLTAYITTALLEAGHPSSHPVVRNGLFCLEAASGEEISKVYIQALLAYIFCLVGNEGKCDFFLKELDKSAKKVGGSVHWERAVKPPAETFPSFYSRAPSAEVEMTSYVLLAVLHKPKRAQKDLTFASQIVQWIIRQQNPNGGFSSTQDTVIALQALADYGAATYSENSQNTVKISSSKPFEKVFEVNSQNRLLLQQSSLPDVPGNYTLEVNGNGCVFVQTTLRYNILLPNETSGFSLSVQTANASCADSFRAKFDIILSTSYAGKRNISNMAIIDVKMLSGFVPVSSSLQKLREDQKVMQVETKQNHVLFYLESVSRKTISFSFSVEQDLPVSNIKPASVLIYDYYETDEHAVAEYKSLCNEAAPENIE, from the exons gctcctcGTGCCACCTTTTCCCCCTTGGCTTTCATCACTTTCTCTGCCAAAGGGGCCACAGTCAGGCTGACAGAGAGGAGGTCGGTGGCAATTCAGAATGTGGACAGCGTTGTCTTTGTCCAGACAGACAAACCCATCTACAAGCCGGGACAGACAG TGCTGTTTCGAGTTGTCGCTCTCGATACCCATTTTAGGCCTGTTCAGGAGACG TATCCCTTGATCACCATTCAG GATCCTCAGGGCAATCGGATCTTCCAGTGGCTGAATGTGACATCTAAGGTGGCCATCGTCCAGCTCACGTTCCAGTTAATCAAAGAGCCAATGCTGGGCAACTACCAAATCAATGTGGAAAAGAAATCGGGATCTAGCACTCGTCACTCATTCTCTGTGGAGGAATATG TGCTACCAAAGTTTGAAGTTATGGTCCACGCACCAAAAAGTGTCTCAGTCCTGAATCCCGATTTGACAGTGAAAGTTTGTGGTGT GTACACCTATGGCCAGCCTGTCGAGGGGAGAGTCCAGCTCAGTGTGTGCAGGGATTTCAGTTTGTATGGAAACTGCAAGAGAGACCCACTTTGTCAGTCTGTTACCAAAGAA ATGGGGAAGGATGGCTGCATCTCCCATGTCTTCAGCTCCAAGATCTTTGAGCTTAATCGCTCTGGGTACCAGATGAACCTTGATGTGAAAGCAATCATGACAGAGAAAGGAACAG GTGTGCAGCTCACCGGCTCTGCCTACATTTCCATAACCCAAGTGCTGGGCAGTGTGCGGTTTGAGAACATGGATCAATCCTACAAAAGGGGAATTCCTTACTTTGGACAG GTCAAACTGGTAAATGAGGATGACTCACCCATCGCAAATGAGGTTGTCCAGCTGCTCCTCAATGACAAGAATGTGGGCAACTACACCACAGATGGGAATGGCACCGTTCAGTTTTCAATTGACACTTCTGAAATGTTCAATCCTCAATTTACCCTGAGA GTGATCTATAAAACCAACGACAACTGCAATGTAGTTGGTTGGTTGATACCTTACTATCCTGAGGCCTATTACTCTGTCCAGCGCTTCTACTCCCGGACTAACAGCTTTGTGAAGATCAAGTTGGAGCCGGAGGTGTTGAGCTGTGGCCAGCAGAGGTCAATCACAGTGCACTATGTCCTGAACAAATACGGGTACGGGAAGATCACCAGTGTGAAATTCTACTATGTG GTGATGGCGAAGGGCAAGATTGTCCTCAGTGGCAAACAGCATGTCAGCACCAGTGGTG CATCTCTAAAAGGCACTTTCTCCATCCCACTCGCTGTCAGTGAGAAGCTGGCTCCTGCTGCCCGGATGCTGGTCTACACCGTGCACCCTGCCAGGGAGCTAGTAGCCGACAGTGCCAGATTCCAGATTGAGAAGTGCTTCAAGAACAAG GTCCAGCTGCAGTTCTCCAAGAAGCAGGGGCTCCCAGCCTCTAATGTCAGCCTCCACCTTGAAGCTTCAGCCAACTCCCACTGTGCTCTGCGGGCTGTGGATGAGAGCGTGCTGCTCTTGAGACCTGAGCGAGAGCTATCTGCTGAGACT GTGTACAACCTACTTCCCTTGCAAGAGTTATATGGTTATTACTTCAGCGGGCTGAACCTGGAAGATGACAGCAAAGAGCCATGTGTTCCGGCTGACAACATCTTTCACAATGGCTTGTATTACATGCCTGTGTCCTCTGACTTCGGCCCAGATGTCTATCAATATTTCAAG GAGATGGGCATGAAGGTTTTTACCAACGCTCAGCTGCGGCAGCCCGTGGTGTGTGGAAGTGTCAGACCAAGCCCTGATTTCCTTGGCCGTCCTGGCTTTGGTGGGAGTTTGTCCACAACTATGGCTACTGCGAAATTGTCAG AGACTGTCTCTGCAGATGATTCTCGAGGCAGAGTCATGACTGAGACTGTTCGGAAATTCTTCCCCGAGACATGGATTTGGGATCTCTTTTCAGTAGG TTCCACTGGCAAGGCCAACATTGTATTCACCATCCCTGACACCATCACCGAATGGAAAGCCAGCGTTTTCTGTTTGGAGAAGGAGTCTGGATTTGGTATCTCTGCACCCACCTCCCTGACAGCCTTCCAGCCTTTCTTTGTTGACCTGACCTTGCCCTATTCCATCATCCGGGGGGAAGACTTCCTCCTTAGAGCCAACGTCTTCAACTACCTGGACAGGTGCATCAAG GTTGGTATTTTGCTAGCCAATTCCCAGGATTACCAGGCTCAGCTCCTTTCCCCAAATGGAGATGATGGATGCGTGTGTGCCAATGAGAGGAAAACCTATGTCTGGAATATTATCTCAAAAAAACTCG GTGATGTCTTGTTCAGTGTTACTGCTGAGACCAAGAAGAATGGTGGGAAGTGTGGGAACAGAACATCTGGGAGGCCGGAGATAGGGTGGAAGGACACCCTGATTAGAACCCTGTTGGTTGAG CCTGAAGGAATTGAAAAGGAGGTGACCCAGAGCTCCCTCATCTGCACAAAGG ATGCTGCAGCCACGGAACCAGTGTCTCTGAAGCTGCCTGAAAACCTGGTGGAAGGATCAGCCAGAGCCTCTTGTTCTGTCACTG GCGATATCCTGGGCACAGCCATGCAGaacctgcagcagctcctccagatgCCCTTTGGCTGCGGGGAGCAGAACATGGTCCTGTTTGCCCCCAACATCTACGTCCTGGACTATTTGAATAAGACGGGGCAGCTGAGTGAGGAGACCAAATCCAAGGCCATCAGCTACTTAGTCAGTG GGTACCAGAAACAGCTGTCATACAAACACCCGGATGGATCCTACAGTATCTTTGGGACCAGAGATAAGGAAGGAAACACATG GCTCACCGCCTTCGTATACAAGTCATTCGCACAAGCCAAGCGCTATATCTTTATTGATGACCATGTCCAGTCCCAAACTCTGATCTGGCTCTCAAGCAAACAGAAGTCAAGTGGTTGCTTCCAAAGTGTTGGGAAACTCTTCAACAATGCCTTGAAG GGAGGAGTCGATGATGAGCTTTCACTGACAGCCTACATCACCACAGCTTTGCTTGAGGCTGGACACCCCAGCTCG CACCCCGTGGTCCGAAATGGCCTGTTTTGCTTGGAGGCTGCATCTGGAGAGGAAATCAGCAAAGTTTACATCCAGGCACTCCTGGCCTATATCTTCTGCCTGGTCGGCAATGAGGGGAAATGTGACTTCTTCTTGAAGGAGCTGGACAAATCAGCTAAGAAAGTCG GTGGCTCAGTGCACTGGGAACGGGCGGTAAAGCCCCCTGCAGAAACGTTCCCCTCTTTCTATTCCCGTGCCCCCTCTGCTGAGGTTGAGATGACCAGCTATGTGCTTCTGGCAGTGCTCCACAAACCCAAACGGGCTCAAAAGGACCTAACATTCGCCTCACAGATTGTGCAGTGGATCATCAGACAGCAGAATCCCAATGGGGGTTTCTCTTCCACCCAG GACACAGTTATTGCTCTTCAAGCGCTGGCTGATTATGGTGCAGCAACCTACTCTGAGAACAGCCAAAACACAGTTAAAATCAGCTCCAGCAAGCCTTTTGAGAAGGTCTTTGAGGTGAATAGTCAGAACCGACTACTGTTGCAGCAGAGTTCCCTGCCTGATGTCCCAGGGAATTATACCCTGGAAGTGAATGGCAACGGATGTGTCTTTGTGCAG ACAACCCTGAGATACAACATCCTTCTTCCCAATgagacttctgggttctctctctcAGTGCAGACGGCAAATGCTTCCTGCGCAGACAGTTTCCGGGCAAAGTTTGACATCATCCTCTCAACCAG TTATGCCGGGAAACGCAATATCTCCAACATGGCCATTATCGACGTCAAGATGCTTTCTGGCTTCGTACCTGTCAGTTCATCACTGCAAAAG CTTCGTGAGGATCAGAAAGTGATGCAGGTAGAAACCAAGCAAAACCACGTCCTCTTCTATCTGGAGAGT